The Carassius gibelio isolate Cgi1373 ecotype wild population from Czech Republic chromosome A1, carGib1.2-hapl.c, whole genome shotgun sequence region GCCTGCAGCTGGTAGgcagagctagagcagtgaaatcAAGGAATACAAAATTAACATATCTGGCCAGAATAAACAGTGTCAACAGTTATACACAGTAACAAACAATTGAATGCATTGCAATTAAAAAGAATAGTGAGGTTAGTGACTCAACAAAACCACTTGAGATGCCATTGATGTCACATCCAACTTGTAAAACCTGGCGAAAGTATTCTGTGAAGACCAGCCAGCTGCATGGCATATATCCCAAATATATGTCCCtttagaccaggcccatgaagagtcAATAGAGTCATGTCCAGCCTCGGCATGGGCCAGGCCCAGGCGGGCGATGCCATGCTCGTGGGTGTCCAGCGGACTGTTGGAGCCTGCACAGATCCTCCAGAACATAGCCATCAGATGCTGAAGAGACGATCATTTCTTATGTTGCATCTTCAGAAGTGGCAGCAGAATGGCAGACAATGTGAAGGAGAATATTCAGAGGCAATTATCGCTCTCGCCGCATTTATACTGCTTGCTAGTATTTGCATGCGACTGCATAGATTAGCGACAATTGGCCAGTTTATTGAACTGACATAATCCTATAAGGTTTCAGGATTTTGGTGAAGGAGAGGAGTTCATACTGCGAATGCTTCGCAATGTAGAGGGAATGCTTAAAAGGGAACTAAAGGAATCACACGTTTTCAGGTGCGTCTGACATCAGAGCACAAGACAGCAAGGAGTTGTTTTCTGGCACTTATTGCACTTAATAACTCTTTTTAACGTCAAGCAAGGCACATCACATGCCAAGTGTATTCTCTGCTATATGCATTGAcctacaattttgactttttgcaATCTTTTGAAGTAGCCTATCTACATTTGAGATATTTTGATAATTTCAATATATTGTGCAGTTGTAACTGTTCCACAGGAGATGAGAGTTTTGAGCAGagactgtcaagctccaaaaataacaaatataaccAGGAGAAAGACACCAAAAAGACAGTCCACATGACTTCTGCACTATATTCACCATATAATCTAAAAATTCTGAGGCCATAAAAGTGCATTTTGTTTTATGGGTGGATTTTATGGTGTAAATTGACTTTAGCAACCCTGTATAAAAAAAAGCTGTGTACAAGTTCTTCTATTTGCCATGACACCAGGAAAGAATgggcaaattattaatttaaagaaaTGTCAATCATTCATgttaataagcaaaaaaaaaaaaaaaaactttatttcaaacaaatgctctGCTCATAATGTGCCAGTGTGTTATGATGTGGTGTATTGGGGATCAGGTGTGGTGGGCTGCTCTATGCCAGAAGATCTAGGGAAACTTTTTACTCCAAGTCCACCCCTGTTGATTAGTAGTCATATCTACTGCTTTACATTCCAGAATCAAATAACCAAATAATTCCTTATTTGTTTGGACGTGTTTAAGTTTGGCTTGATCTGCGGACCCAGTCAACAGTAGAAAGGCTGATCAACAAAACTCCAGGCAGAAACAAAAACCACCTCAAGGTGAGAGTGATGGTGTCTCCTTGTAAACCTGAGCAGTTATATACAAAAtccattattatgttatttttttttttcaatatgtctGACAATAAGTCTTTTTTAAAAGGAtcatatgatataaaatataattattttgtgtattaggtGTAACCAAATATGTTggcatgctttaatgttaaaaaaaacacattatttttcatgtactgtacattattgtaggtcctctatgccccacctctcttattttctaccaattcaCTCCtttccgacaagcgcagtctgctctgattggccaactgacccagtgcattgtgtttGGCTGAACACAGCAAGTGttcgtcggaaatgtaacacccctttccataatcgcgggcttcattttaaaaaataaatttaaagacagttaataacgtccttagttttaccatcagttcaagcccgaaaggggaacagagtggtgtgacagacacagtgatgaagcttgtatgtgtttgcagaacacaagctacAGACGGTTAatgattcctaaatgcatctactttcagaaggccaaataaagtgcttttgcttttgcctagatacacacagtatCTCCCTGatatggctgcttcaacactaactccGGTTACTGAAactacaccttctttctttgtgtgaacatttggacggcattacgcaaatatttccacacagtgatgtagacatgtgggggcgtgtttaaatgtgCCTTTTCAGGGGGGCGTGGTGTGCGTGGCGAGactgagtcttaactttgataacgaatatctctttggtttttagactttagtcttcagagatcttatctatgcacaatcagcttgtaacactccaaagagaaaggaaaacttgaaatcgcatcatatgaccccttgaaagtccccatgaaatcaaaTAGGAAGTTTTGGCTTAAGTCTGGCTATGTTAGCCCTCCCCCTGATTTCttatttcaaacagaaatatatcaaaacatcagAAAAATTACACTTATCAAGACACTTTACACAAGGTTGGCAAAACGGAATAATATTTGTTACTTCTCTTGCTTCATACAGCACAAGACTGGCCTACCCATCAGCACATACTTCAGTGCAGTGAAGTTACGCTGGCTGATGGATAATGTGGAAAAGGTCCATGAAGCTGTGCTCTCTCACAGGGCCATGTTTGGAACAGTGGACTCTTGGCTTATCTGGGTAAGAACAGTGGCATTGAGGTTTCTcttatgcatttatatagtgtTTGTGTACATGGTAAAAGAAGAAATCTGTGCATGGCTTGGGGGCAATATACTCCAAAATAAACTCAAGCACTTGGTCATGGATTGATTTCAAATCTTCTAATCCAGTGGTTCTTAACcagggaaccactgctctaatcAGTATGAAGTGATCATCATGTCAATATTTTGACTAGTTTAAATAATCCGTGATAAAACCTAACTTTCAGTGCCTGACTGGGGGGAAGAAGGGAGGTGTTCATTGCACAGATGTAACCAATGCCAGCCGAACAATGCTCTTCAATATTCATACAATGGACTGGGATCCAGAGCTCTGCAAGTATGTACAAATTTTCATACAAACAGTTTTATATGAATCTTTCTGGACCAATGCTTATTTACATACGCAAAAGTCAAAAtggatactccacccaaaaaaaTTTAAGACTTTGTTTCATAAACTGGGCTTATTTGGACTAccattatatttgttttgttacaTCTGAAGAATGTAAGTCATACATTTGGATAAAATTATCAGGCTATTTTCAATTTGGATATGGAGtatccatttttatgactggaatACACTTTTAAAATCTACTCTACAcattaaacactttattttggccaaagttgtgtagtgtattccagtctttaatgtttttaaatatatatttacaacaaatattttcttaTTCTTTAACAGATATTTTGATATACCAATGGAAATTCTGCCAAAAGTGAGAAGTTCTTCAGAGATTTATGGTTTAATGGTAAGTGTTTGACCCAAAAGAGAGAACTACTTTCTGTTCTTTTGTTACATAATTCACGGGTAGGATTCTGTTGTAGTAAATTGTCACATTGGTGTTAATGTGTCCTATTCAGGGTGCATTATAAGCATTTCTTTGAATGCAGGGCAAGAGAGAAATGATCTTTGCTCCAGAGCAGTGCATGTCAAAGAGTAACTGTTTATTCTTTAACTGAACATACAAAAAAACCCACAAGCCCCAATAACATATTCCATCCAAAGTTGAATTTTGCTGTGAAGCAGTCATTTTAGTGTGTCTTTTTTTATCATGATTATATTTTGTGTCCTGTGATCTCTTCGGGCTGACTGATAGAAAATCAGCTCTAAACTGGTGAGTATCTCTAGTTGTCCACACTGTCATGTCTTGGCAAACTGCTGTGTCATGTTATCACAGAAATTGGTGCATTTCCAATATTTCAGATTTTGGTTGTAAGTGCATTTTATATATTCCTGAGATAAGGTCTTATTGGAAATGTACTTGGTGGGGATCTTGTCATTGTTTTCCATTGTGTTTTGGCTTAAAACCTGATGCACTGCCTGTCCTTCAGTTCTTGaacttttttcatttagttttatggCTATGTTCCTCTTCTTTGTTACCTTTTTATTCACTGTGGTTGAGGCCACACCATCTTGAGTTGCAGTGATGAAAATAAAGCAGCTTTTTAACATATTTGGAGAGTCACtgattcttctttttttgtggagTATGTTTAGAACAGAAAGTGCTTGCAGCACAGAGCAGCAGATGATTTGCCAAACATTATCATGTTCACTAAAGTTTTCAATTTTATGATTATTAATCTGACTCAAGTTTTTAAGTTCTGACTAAGCAGGGGGCTGtataatgcatgtttattattatattaatttgtatattattaaattattcccctaatgttttacttttttaatattacatttttcttacAGAAATCTGGCCCTTTAACTGGTATCCCCATATCAGGGGTAAGATTATTATTagaaagattactttttttttttttttgccttgttctTATTTGGCTAATGtctcttaaaataaagtataatatattgtgtcattaattatttacagTTAAATTGACCATAATGCATATAAAGTATAATATCTTCAGATTCTCCAAATTAACACTTTTCCTTTAAAGTAACTTTACATTTGTTTACAGTGTCTTGGGGACCAATCTGCTGCCCTGGTGGGACAGATGTGCTTCAAGGACGGACAAGCCAAAAATACGTATGATTTTGTTTCGTTAATTGTTTTTTCAGTTCATATGCAGTAGTATCACTGCGCAGATTCTACtctgtaaaaagtaaaaataaactgtaaaaaatatggtagcaacagCAGACCTAAATTCACAATTAActgatttaatgttaatataccaacttattgaagtactaatatctgttttgtaccattgtaatacactgataaccaccaaaaataatgagaaagtcacatgatgtaTCAAAGCACATCACAAATATCTTTTCCACAAGCTGAGGGCAATACTTATAAacagaaggtgcacagtgtcattcacataAATACTAAACATCATCACGGTAACACACACGATgctgaaataatataattaatataaatttaacaatGATAAATGCAAGGTAAAACCCTAATGTACACAATGGATaagaaaaactaattaaaaaaagagttataaaataaaaatcaaatatgaagtgtctgcagggaattctgggactGTCATCTGTGTTTTTTTCACTGTCAATTATACAATAAcgttttctctttaaaaaaaaaaaaaatttaatagtattttactgtaaaattacattcaatgtaattacagttattcacTGTATATGGAATGGAAACTTACAGTTAACCAATtaacagggttttattttgtcatttttacagacttttactGTTAAAAACTTAAAATCACGGTAATTTTTCTTGTTAGAATAGCCTTGTTTGTCAACATGTAAGAATGTGTTCTTAGACTATAGGAAGATATTGTGATTTGTATATCTGCTCAAAATGTGTAacttgtatgttttttatttacagaTATGGGACTGGTTGTTTCCTGCTTAAGAATGTAGGGACTAAGGTATTTGACATGAAtatagcttaaaaaaaatatgtatatattatataaaatgttaatttttttttatctatattgtttttttgtttttcatatctttatcttcatcttcatctttcaTATAAGCCTGTGATGTCGGACCATGGACTCCTGACAACAGTCGCATATAAACTAGGGCGTGACAAGCCTGCCTGCTATGCACTAGAGGTAATGTTGTTGAATGTGGACATTGTTTATTACATATCATGCTCCTGGCAGAGTATTTCTTACCAAAGCAATGTACATGCTTTGTTTATGTGGCAGCTATTTCATTCCACATCTCAAAAACTTGAAAAGTCAATTCATTTCTCATAATTAATGAGTGATGTCGCCAATCCTTCACCCTTGCTGAACTGGAGTTTTTCTTTTCTAGGGTTCTGTTGCCATTGCAGGGGCAGTTGTGCGTTGGCTAAAGGATAATCTTGGAATTATCCAAACCTCTACAGAACttggtgtgtttgtgtaaaagGTTATACTTATATTTATACCCTGATACAAGAGCGTAACCCAGTTTTGGAATATttcatttgaaacatttaaattctCACCCCAGAGCAACTAGCTGCTGACGTTGGCACATCATATGGCTGTTATTTTGTCCCTGCATTCTCTGGATTATATGCGCCATACTGGGAGCCAAGTGCTAGAGGGTGAGTTACTGATACATCCATATGAATGATAATTTTCCATTGATGTAAGCGATGTAGAAAACACTTAAGCCTGAGAAAACTGAGAAGTTTTATAAGAagcaaaaatatttctgtttgtgAATTTCATAATGAGTTTATTATGTGAAGTCCAGTTGCAATTTTTGTGTTATTACCTGTGAAATGTACAACGTTGAACCTCTGTTTCTTGCTTGCAACAGAATCATCTGCGGTCTAACACAGTTCACCAATAGGAGTCATTTGGCTTTCGCAGCACTTGAAGCTGTCTGCTTCCAGACACGAGAGGTATCCCTCCATTAATTGCCATCGGCATGATTATACTGTACATTCTTATTACATGGCTCTCTGGAATAATTGATTCTGAAAATTAACTGTTGTTAAAGGAAATGTTTCTGTGTCCTACATGGCATCTTTGGTCTCTGCAAACGAATACATAATTTCaactcaaatgtttatttcttgtcTATTTTAATAGATGTGTAAAGAAATGTAGGATGCTAAAGAATGCTCAAATTTATTTCAGATTCTGGATGCAATGAACCAGGACAGTGGTATTCATCTGTCCCAGCTCCAGGTTGATGGAGGCATGACGTCTAACCGGTTACTGATGCAGCTGCAGGCCGACATACTGTGTATCCCAGTTGGTAAGATGCACATGTTCATTTTGTAAGTCTTTATATGTACTGGTATAAATGTAATTCTACTGATGTTTGCAGATGGGCAGatataataagtatttatttacagtaaagcCGTCCATGCCTGAGACCACAGCTCTGGGTGCTGCTATGGCAGCAGGAGCAGCTGAAGGAGTCAGTGTGTGGAGCCTAAACCCAGAAGATCTCACAGAGGTCACGTCAGAAAGATTTGAACCTCAGATCAACCCAGAGGGTAAAGGAATCGAAAGTGCATTCATAACTAATGGAACTTGTATTTAAACTAATGTAAGTTTTCTAGTTGCAGATGAAACTTGACAGTTTATTTTTTCTCTGCGCAGAGAGTGAACTTCGATATGCTCGCTGGAAGAAAGCTGTTCAGAGGGCTATGAACTGGGAAACCACAGAACCAGTCAGCAATGGAAatggtgtgtttttgttgttgttgttgttgtttatttgacAGTTGGGTCTCTAATCAGAGAGAAACACCTTatacaaatgcaataaataacaaaatcagGAAATAGTTACTGGTATATGTAAGTATATgttcttgttttatatttaaattagtaaaaaataataacattacaaattttttttttatttgaaaatgaaaatctttttgcTCAAATTTGTTtgtcaggctaacaattttctcctaacgtgttccctgggagaTAAATATATTCAACCAGGCCCTCAAAAGTAGTCAAAGAATGATGTAGGTTTGCAGTAATCAATAACCCCAGAGGTATTGACCCAGAATGACCAAAGTCAGGGGAAATGGTTGTTTTGCAAGATTTTTACAGAGTTACAAAGTCCTGTTTCTGGAGATTAACTTTTCTGCGAAGTTATTGATTGTCTGGTTCAGGTAGAACTAAACTCTGAAGTAAATGTCCAGGAGCAGGATAACGTTTTTGTTGGTTTGACAAAATCAGTAGTTACTTAATTGTCGCActtgttctctctttctttccactGTCTTGTGTGACATGGACCTGTGTTTCTGGACAACCAACAGAGGAGACTAGTATCTTCAGTAGTGTTCCCTTGGGCTTTTACATTCTGGGTAGCATGTTTATGTTAATTGGAGCAAAGTACATTGCAGGTCAGTGTGAGAGCGAGTGTATGAGAGATATCTAAAGAGATAGATGCATGTTTATGTATGTGTCCCCTCCTTAAAGTCCATCAGCTTGAGAGAGAGTGGTGAACGTGAGTGTACTCGTAGGATAACCACCACACATTAGTTTTCTTCCAGTAGATGTCTTGAAGTATGTGTGAATGAATGGTGTAGAATAGCTTTTCATGTGAGTCTGTAAGGAGGAAATTATGGAACAGGTCCTGTTCATGTGCGATGGGATATACTTTTTTGTGAATTGGTTGGGACAAAAGGTACCTGTTCTAAGAATCTCCCTGTCTGTCCCAAACTTGCTTTTGCTGTCACCTCTATTCAGTCTTGGTTTTCGCTTGTTCACGgtctcttttcttctcttctcatCCAGTGTCACGCTATCTTTTAAACATTTGTGTGCATGTTGAAAACCACTCTGCTCATCGGTTGAGCAAACATTTAGTTTTTGCGGTTTTaacatttcctttttttccctctcactAAAGCAGGGCAGAAGTAGACTTGAACCTGCATTTCAGAAGATGGAAGATGAAGTCATTAGAAGGCCCATGGCTTACCCCTTCGAACTCAAGATGTGCTATAGTGGCCTTGACAAAAGACATTCCATTGAAACCGTTGTTACTGCTTTCTGCAGACATGGTACctcaaaatgttaaattaagaCCTGTCTGGCCATGTAGCAGAAAGTTTTATTGACCATATCTGGTATGAGGACATCTTGATCTTTCATGTCCTCATTACTGTACAGTAGTTTCCCCAAACTGTTCTCTAGAAGGAGCTCCATACTTTCACACTGAAGCTGCTGTGGCTTTGTGTTTCTGGTATTTTTCATGTACAGTACATTCTAATGGAATTGTCAATGATAATAATCAACTCTCAGCTGTGCAAATCAGTCATTGtccaatgttattttatttttgaatggcaCTAACAGTCACAGACATCCAAAGGCATGGGTCTGTGTATGGTGGTTAAGATTTAGTCTGAAGTTTGAAAGAGCAAGACGTACTATTAGTACAATATAATTACTTCTCAAACCTATTCAGGACAGTTTTAGTGCACTTTATTAAGTATTATGCTGTTATGTGTAACAGCAAAGGATCTCCACATAATCTCATGTACATAATGTTGTGATGTTTTTCCTCTTTTACAACTTCATATGCCTTTTGGAAATGGTTATtttgtatgtaaaaaatattgtttagaaATCAACTAGTCCAAAACACTGTGTTCCTGCTGATAGAAAGTGCTCTACTGCATAGCTTCTGCCTCCTATGAGAGAGACCATGAAACAAGATGTCACTTGAGCAGTATTGAGTCAACATCTCAACAATTACTGACGATGTCTGGAAATATATTTGAACAAACTTATCAACTTATTTCTTATCAACTGTAGCGCACTTAAATTAAATTGTCACTGTAATTGAATCTCTTAAATTGTGCATGTAAATGACATTACTGTGCAGCCCAAGGAAGCAATGAtgttaaaatcttaaattaatttgATCTAAGTGTTTCCTTTCAGTACCCTTTCTGTTTAAATAACTAACTTGAAAGAAAACAGTTGGCACCTGATTTTCTATCATATTtgatgtctgtgttaatgaagtTTCATGACAATGAAGAATATATGAACAGATGTAAacagattatatttttattatttgctaaATTTTTAATGATACAATTGCAATATAGCAATCTTCTTTCAAAGAacaattagcattttaaaaagcggTTTCATGAGAAGCATTTGCATAATGTAGTACTCTGAATggtacttaatttatttttgtctttgatTTGTCCATGAATACTTGAAATgcaaaaattatgttaaaaaaaaaacataaaaaaaggagCCAGTATTAAACAGTGATTTGTTTTCTTCGTGGTATGTGCCTTTAATtgttgagcatttaaaattaagaTATCAAAATTCATACACAAGTTACATCTGGGTTGTAGATGTTAGTGAGTGATTATGTGATGTTCATTAGCACATCTTTATGCATTTCAGTTCTTTCCCCAGGATTCAAAGTACGTTTTCATCATTTAATTTTCCATTTCTACACTTTTAGTACTTAGTACTGTCTTGAAATTGCTTCTGGGAATTAAATGAAAAGTATGTTTAGTCTGTCAACATGCCGGATTTATCAAGAAACAGTCTGATAAGATGGACCAAAGTGGTGGACTTTGTATATTTATACACgcacagagctgggtagtaactgattacatgtaatctggattacgtaattaGATTCCAAAAATTAGGTAGTtgaaataagattttaaaatactcttaatcggactacagttacttttttattgatttcatGATTACATATTGACACAACAGCAATACatcattcataatttattgattctccctAATTTCTATTTTTCATCTTTTGAATGTTCCTTTCTAAAACAGCCTAATATACATTCAGTAAGTCCTCCAGTTTTCTGGACATTATTAACACAAAGACCATCACTAGTCAGGTGGATGTAATTAAACAAATTTGAGAGGCCACTCAGCATAATTTCAGTTTTAAGAAGAGGTTTCTCATCTCAACATTTTAACAATGCATCAACTATTGATGAACACATTAATGTTCATTCACTGTCTTGGGAAGACTTTTGtcttttaaacacattaaaatgcacaaattcacgTAACGGTTCTTAACTACATTTAATGCAGGGATTGGGATTCACAAACGTTTTTTTGTCAGCAAAACCTCTTTCGCCCAATCTATTTAGTTGGACTACCCCTGAGATTTAAggtaatatttatgcatttagcagaaatttttttcatgcatttagcagacgcttttatccaaagcgacttacagtgcattcaggcatacagtttttacctaacatgttttCCCTGGGAAATGatgattttaattacattttccgccattatattactgttttacgAGTCAGCGATAAAGACTGAAACAAATGCACTGAGCAAATCAACAGATGAAAGGATAGTAGGACAAAGATGTGGTTTttcaatttaatgttttattgtgaatatgagattaaTCTGAAGAAAGAATGCAGGTAATCACAATCGCTCAGTAATCTATCTCATAATTCCCGACTCCACATAATTCAGAGAGCTTTTAATACAGTGATACAAGTTTTTAATGAAGCCACTGAAGTCGGTTCTAAAGTGACATTTTCGAATTAGTGAAGGAGGCTTGagctcagctgttaaactgtcGACCTGAGATTTTGTCAAGGTTTAGTGATTTTTGGTTAGATAAGTATCAGTATTTACAAAgattttgtaggctaattaattaatattttattcaatgtacttcaataaatgtttaatgttgcAATCTTACCGGttcatttatatgtgtgtgtgtgtgtgtgtgtgtgagagagagagagagagagagagacccttttgtatttcttccatttatTGATTGTgtctattttgcactcctgatatTCTGGAGAGTCACCCCCTTGATTGCTGCACATTTTTTTCCTGACCAGTGGCTGACTTGTAGTTTGTACCATCAAAAGATGAGAGTTTTCAAATTTTTTcgtatttcccattcattt contains the following coding sequences:
- the LOC128015315 gene encoding glycerol kinase isoform X1; translation: MNGTMAASSNRIMLGPLVAAIDQGTSSTRFLVFNAKTAELLSHHQVEIKQSFPKEGWVEEDPKEILQSVYECMDRTCEKLTQLNIDISNIKAVGVTNQRETTIVWDKDTGEPLYNAIVWLDLRTQSTVERLINKTPGRNKNHLKHKTGLPISTYFSAVKLRWLMDNVEKVHEAVLSHRAMFGTVDSWLIWCLTGGKKGGVHCTDVTNASRTMLFNIHTMDWDPELCKYFDIPMEILPKVRSSSEIYGLMKISSKLKSGPLTGIPISGCLGDQSAALVGQMCFKDGQAKNTYGTGCFLLKNVGTKPVMSDHGLLTTVAYKLGRDKPACYALEGSVAIAGAVVRWLKDNLGIIQTSTELEQLAADVGTSYGCYFVPAFSGLYAPYWEPSARGIICGLTQFTNRSHLAFAALEAVCFQTREILDAMNQDSGIHLSQLQVDGGMTSNRLLMQLQADILCIPVVKPSMPETTALGAAMAAGAAEGVSVWSLNPEDLTEVTSERFEPQINPEESELRYARWKKAVQRAMNWETTEPVSNGNEETSIFSSVPLGFYILGSMFMLIGAKYIAAGQK
- the LOC128015315 gene encoding glycerol kinase isoform X4 is translated as MNGTMAASSNRIMLGPLVAAIDQGTSSTRFLVFNAKTAELLSHHQVEIKQSFPKEGWVEEDPKEILQSVYECMDRTCEKLTQLNIDISNIKAVGVTNQRETTIVWDKDTGEPLYNAIVWLDLRTQSTVERLINKTPGRNKNHLKHKTGLPISTYFSAVKLRWLMDNVEKVHEAVLSHRAMFGTVDSWLIWCLTGGKKGGVHCTDVTNASRTMLFNIHTMDWDPELCKYFDIPMEILPKVRSSSEIYGLMKISSKLKSGPLTGIPISGCLGDQSAALVGQMCFKDGQAKNTYGTGCFLLKNVGTKPVMSDHGLLTTVAYKLGRDKPACYALEGSVAIAGAVVRWLKDNLGIIQTSTELEQLAADVGTSYGCYFVPAFSGLYAPYWEPSARGIICGLTQFTNRSHLAFAALEAVCFQTREILDAMNQDSGIHLSQLQVDGGMTSNRLLMQLQADILCIPVVKPSMPETTALGAAMAAGAAEGVSVWSLNPEDLTEVTSERFEPQINPEESELRYARWKKAVQRAMNWETTEPVSNGNAGQK
- the LOC128015315 gene encoding glycerol kinase isoform X5 translates to MNGTMAASSNRIMLGPLVAAIDQGTSSTRFLVFNAKTAELLSHHQVEIKQSFPKEGWVEEDPKEILQSVYECMDRTCEKLTQLNIDISNIKAVGVTNQRETTIVWDKDTGEPLYNAIVWLDLRTQSTVERLINKTPGRNKNHLKHKTGLPISTYFSAVKLRWLMDNVEKVHEAVLSHRAMFGTVDSWLIWCLTGGKKGGVHCTDVTNASRTMLFNIHTMDWDPELCKYFDIPMEILPKVRSSSEIYGLMKISSKLKSGPLTGIPISGCLGDQSAALVGQMCFKDGQAKNTYGTGCFLLKNVGTKPVMSDHGLLTTVAYKLGRDKPACYALEGSVAIAGAVVRWLKDNLGIIQTSTELEQLAADVGTSYGCYFVPAFSGLYAPYWEPSARGIICGLTQFTNRSHLAFAALEAVCFQTREILDAMNQDSGIHLSQLQVDGGMTSNRLLMQLQADILCIPVVKPSMPETTALGAAMAAGAAEGVSVWSLNPEDLTEVTSERFEPQINPEESELRYARWKKAVQRAMNWETTEPVSNGNGQK
- the LOC128015315 gene encoding glycerol kinase isoform X3, producing MNGTMAASSNRIMLGPLVAAIDQGTSSTRFLVFNAKTAELLSHHQVEIKQSFPKEGWVEEDPKEILQSVYECMDRTCEKLTQLNIDISNIKAVGVTNQRETTIVWDKDTGEPLYNAIVWLDLRTQSTVERLINKTPGRNKNHLKHKTGLPISTYFSAVKLRWLMDNVEKVHEAVLSHRAMFGTVDSWLIWCLTGGKKGGVHCTDVTNASRTMLFNIHTMDWDPELCKYFDIPMEILPKVRSSSEIYGLMKSGPLTGIPISGCLGDQSAALVGQMCFKDGQAKNTYGTGCFLLKNVGTKPVMSDHGLLTTVAYKLGRDKPACYALEGSVAIAGAVVRWLKDNLGIIQTSTELEQLAADVGTSYGCYFVPAFSGLYAPYWEPSARGIICGLTQFTNRSHLAFAALEAVCFQTREILDAMNQDSGIHLSQLQVDGGMTSNRLLMQLQADILCIPVVKPSMPETTALGAAMAAGAAEGVSVWSLNPEDLTEVTSERFEPQINPEESELRYARWKKAVQRAMNWETTEPVSNGNEETSIFSSVPLGFYILGSMFMLIGAKYIAAGQK
- the LOC128015315 gene encoding glycerol kinase isoform X2, translating into MNGTMAASSNRIMLGPLVAAIDQGTSSTRFLVFNAKTAELLSHHQVEIKQSFPKEGWVEEDPKEILQSVYECMDRTCEKLTQLNIDISNIKAVGVTNQRETTIVWDKDTGEPLYNAIVWLDLRTQSTVERLINKTPGRNKNHLKHKTGLPISTYFSAVKLRWLMDNVEKVHEAVLSHRAMFGTVDSWLIWCLTGGKKGGVHCTDVTNASRTMLFNIHTMDWDPELCKYFDIPMEILPKVRSSSEIYGLMKISSKLKSGPLTGIPISGCLGDQSAALVGQMCFKDGQAKNTYGTGCFLLKNVGTKPVMSDHGLLTTVAYKLGRDKPACYALEGSVAIAGAVVRWLKDNLGIIQTSTELEQLAADVGTSYGCYFVPAFSGLYAPYWEPSARGIICGLTQFTNRSHLAFAALEAVCFQTREILDAMNQDSGIHLSQLQVDGGMTSNRLLMQLQADILCIPVVKPSMPETTALGAAMAAGAAEGVSVWSLNPEDLTEVTSERFEPQINPEESELRYARWKKAVQRAMNWETTEPVSNGNEETSIFSSVPLGFYILGSMFMLIGAKYIAGQK